The window ACCTCACGCAGGCGATCCCGCTGCCCTTCGTCGCCGAACGGGAAGGCGTGACCGCAATCTACCCGCCCCACGCCGAGATCGCAGCCATCTTCGCCGCGCTCGGCAGCGCCGTCGAATGCGAGACGAAAGAGGAATACGACCTGCTCGCCGTCGCCAGCGCGCTGATGGGCACGTATTTCGGGATCCTCGACCGGGCGACCAGCTGGATGGCGCAAAAGGGCATGGCGAGCGAGAAGGCACGTGCCTATCTGGCGCCGCTCTTTGCCCGCCTTGCGCAGACGGCTGTCAGGACTGGTCAAACGCCGCTCGACATTCTAAGACGCGAGTTTTCGACGCCGGGCGGTTTGAATGAGCAGATGTTCGAAGACTTCCATCGTAGCGGCGGAAGTCAAGCATTGATCGGCGCCCTCGAACGCGTGCTGGAGCGCGTTCGAGGCTAGAAAACGCCGCTCAGCGATGGGGTTCGCGGAGCTCCGGCCGCAACCCCCGGCATGTTCCGGTAGCTCTGATTGGACGTAGGAAGCGCCGGATCGACATCACGCCGATACCGGCAGCCCGAGGTGGGCGCTCACAGGAATGCTGGTTCGGATCTATCCGGGGTTCTGGAAAGCAAAATTTAACCATAGTTGTCCATCTTATCTCCATCAGTCGTCATGAGGGGACAATCCGGAAGTCGCGCAGCGGTGGCCGCTCGCCGGCCTGAGGGCCTTTTGCGTGATTTTCTGGCTTGATTTGCGTTGTTGAGTAAGATCGTTCGCCCACAGTCCTTGCAGCGTCTGTTGCGCCCACTGTTGATCACCTGCTGCGGCACCGCCCTTGCCGGCGCGGCTGTGTGGTCGGCGGTCGGCATGGCCGCGATGGGCAGTTCCTTCGCTCATGGTTCAGGCAGCTACCTGCCCAAGCCGCAGCTTTATTTGGCGGAGAGGACAAAAGAGCGCCCATGGGACAAGCACGCCAGGATCAGCCAGGCGACGCGGCTGGTCGCCGCGGCGGCGCAGCCCGTCCTGTCCGCAAACCTTGCCACCAGCCGATCCACCCGCAGTCCCGATGTTTCCGGAGATGCCGGGAGCAGCGGCAAGGCGGCGCTCTTCGACGCCTTGGTGAAGCAGGCCGCATTGACATCGGGGAAGCTCGCCGGCCATTTCGAGCGCCCCGGTTCCGCCAACTCGCTCCGCCCGCCTGCAAAGGTTGACGCGCCTGCTCCCGGCCCATTTGGGCCACTGCCCGCCGGCTCGACCGACAGGCCCCTGCCCTTGCTGGCCTATGCCGCCCACTCCCAGAGCGGAACGACCAGCACCGCCTTCTCGGCCTTGCTGGAGGACAACCTCGCAGCTTCGCAGGATCCGAACACGGACGGCGACGCGCTGCCAGGCTATGAGGATACGCCGTCCTCCGGCCCGCTGCCGCAGTTCCGCCCGCGCGACGATCAGGCCCAACAGCCTGCTGCCGAAACGGAGGAACCCGAGACCAGGCAGCCCCAGGACGCAGCACAGCCAAGGGCCGAAGGGACCGGGAAGGCCGACGAACGCGAAACGCCGAGAAAGCAGAAGCTCGCCTATGCGCGGCCGGACAATCCGGCAGAGAACGGTTCCAGCAGCGGCTTCGGACAGGCCCTGCGCAACATCTTCGGCAGCGGAGCCAAGGCCGGAAATGGCGTCGCCGTCTACGATATCGCGGCCGCCAAGGTGTACATGCCCGACGGCAGCGTGCTCGAGGCCCATTCCGGCATCGGCAAGATGGCCGACAATCCGCGTTACGTGAATGTCAAGATGACCGGACCGACCCCACCGCACACCTACAATCTCAGGATGCGCGAAACACGCTTCCATGGCGTCGAGGCGATCCGCATGCTGCCTGTCGACGGAAAGAACAAGCATGGCCGCGACGGCTTCCTGACGCACAGCTACCTGCTGCGCGGCAATCGGGCGGAATCGCATGGCTGCGTCGCCTTCAAGGACTACCCGCGTTTTCTCACCGCCTTCAAACAAGGCAAGGTCAGGCAGATCGTCGTGGTACCGAGCGGCGGGCGCGCAGCCGGCATGCGCATGGCTTCGAACGGCAAGAGCTCCTGACAGCAACACCCGACAGCCGACTGTTGAAGGCCTGTCACCGGGAACTGCGGCGCGAGCTATCGCGAACATGTTCTCGCAGAACCGCCTTCAGGTCGGCGAACGTGCGAAGGCCGAGATGGCGCGCGAGTCGCTGAACCGTGCTCGCCGAGACATTGCACCTTCTGGCAATCATTGCGGCGGTCTCGAAGGCTGCCGCTTCAGGTCGATCGATGACCTCGCGCGCCACTCGGTCCAGAGTACCGGGAAAGGTGATCTGCCGCCTGGCAATATCGCACTTCAACTCCTGAAGGGTCTTCGGGGGATTCCTGCTGCGGGATTTTTCCATCGAGCAACGTTCATATGTACGGGGTTCATCATCAGGACGTCTGACTGACTGAAATGGTCTGGCGGGCACCGCGAGCCTATGCCGGCGACACCCGCATTTCCGTTAGCGGCTGATGGTCGTCTGAAGTGCCTCGATGGAGGATCGAATCCCAGCCTCGGTAGACATGGTGAAGTCTTCCATTTCCAAGCTTACCCAGCCGTTGTAGCCGCACATGCGGACGACGGAGAAGAACTCCTTCCACCATTGCAGGTCACGGCCCGCGCCTACGGCGACATAGTTCCAGCTACGGTTCGCGACGTCGGTGACCTCCTTCAGCTCGAGCAGGCCGTTGACATCGGCCAGGCCCCGCTCGATACGGGTGTCCTTGCCGTGGCAGTGGTGAATTGCGGGTCCCAGCGCGCGGGCGGAGGCAATCGGATCCGCCCCCATCCATATCAGATGCGAGG of the Sinorhizobium chiapasense genome contains:
- a CDS encoding tlde1 domain-containing protein; the protein is MRPLLITCCGTALAGAAVWSAVGMAAMGSSFAHGSGSYLPKPQLYLAERTKERPWDKHARISQATRLVAAAAQPVLSANLATSRSTRSPDVSGDAGSSGKAALFDALVKQAALTSGKLAGHFERPGSANSLRPPAKVDAPAPGPFGPLPAGSTDRPLPLLAYAAHSQSGTTSTAFSALLEDNLAASQDPNTDGDALPGYEDTPSSGPLPQFRPRDDQAQQPAAETEEPETRQPQDAAQPRAEGTGKADERETPRKQKLAYARPDNPAENGSSSGFGQALRNIFGSGAKAGNGVAVYDIAAAKVYMPDGSVLEAHSGIGKMADNPRYVNVKMTGPTPPHTYNLRMRETRFHGVEAIRMLPVDGKNKHGRDGFLTHSYLLRGNRAESHGCVAFKDYPRFLTAFKQGKVRQIVVVPSGGRAAGMRMASNGKSS
- a CDS encoding MurR/RpiR family transcriptional regulator, producing the protein MEKSRSRNPPKTLQELKCDIARRQITFPGTLDRVAREVIDRPEAAAFETAAMIARRCNVSASTVQRLARHLGLRTFADLKAVLREHVRDSSRRSSR
- a CDS encoding pyrroline-5-carboxylate reductase; the encoded protein is MRIGFVGTGAITEAMVTGIVGAGLGVTEIHVSPRNREIAARLASRFPSVRIAKDNQKVVDAADILFLAIRPQIAEEVIGGLTFRKDQTVVSVVAATDRSKLLSWIKENVNLTQAIPLPFVAEREGVTAIYPPHAEIAAIFAALGSAVECETKEEYDLLAVASALMGTYFGILDRATSWMAQKGMASEKARAYLAPLFARLAQTAVRTGQTPLDILRREFSTPGGLNEQMFEDFHRSGGSQALIGALERVLERVRG